From Chlamydiota bacterium, a single genomic window includes:
- the rplQ gene encoding 50S ribosomal protein L17 has product MRHRKRTLKLNRKPAHLRAMLSNAVCSLLTVERIQTTEGKAKAVCRLAERMVTLGKRGDLHSRRLAMRILGDGPAAAKLFKELGPRYAARAGGYTRVIKTGYRRGDGAPMAVCELVDTTRPVKVKKAKKEEEKKRKARA; this is encoded by the coding sequence ATGAGGCACAGGAAGCGGACGCTGAAACTCAACCGGAAGCCGGCCCACCTGCGGGCGATGCTCTCGAACGCGGTCTGCAGTCTCCTCACGGTCGAGCGGATCCAGACGACCGAGGGGAAGGCGAAGGCGGTCTGCCGGCTCGCCGAGCGGATGGTGACGCTCGGGAAGCGCGGCGACCTTCACAGCCGGCGCTTGGCGATGCGCATCCTCGGCGACGGGCCGGCGGCGGCGAAGCTGTTCAAGGAGCTCGGGCCGCGCTACGCCGCGCGCGCCGGCGGGTACACCCGGGTGATCAAGACCGGGTACCGGCGCGGCGACGGCGCCCCGATGGCGGTCTGCGAGCTCGTGGACACCACGCGCCCGGTGAAGGTCAAGAAGGCGAAGAAGGAAGAAGAGAAGAAGAGGAAGGCCAGGGCGTGA
- a CDS encoding DNA-directed RNA polymerase subunit alpha, whose amino-acid sequence MVIRMAKFEMPKRLSVDPETEQDTYARFIAEPFERGYGHTMGNALRRVLLSSIEGTAITTVKIAGVLHEFDTIEGVVEDVTEIVLNLKKVLLVSHSREPKTIGIKTEKMGEITAGDIVTDGTVEVVNPSHHIATLNKKLSFGAELTVEIGRGYRPAEGNKREGQPIGIIPIDSIFTPVTRVAYHVEDTRVGRITDYDKLILEIWTDGRVKPVDALIHAASILREHLTVFVDYTAHPVRMEDEEQQQKERVEEFELDRKLNTPITEIELSVRAANCINAAGIKTIRDLTQKSEAEMLKYRNFGKKSLAEIKNKLGEMGLSLGMDFAAKKELPE is encoded by the coding sequence ATGGTTATACGAATGGCGAAGTTCGAGATGCCCAAGCGGTTGTCCGTGGATCCGGAGACCGAGCAGGACACCTACGCGAGGTTCATCGCTGAACCGTTCGAGCGCGGCTACGGGCACACGATGGGCAACGCCCTGCGCAGGGTCCTCCTCTCCTCGATCGAGGGCACCGCGATCACCACCGTGAAGATCGCCGGGGTGCTCCACGAGTTCGACACGATCGAGGGCGTCGTCGAGGACGTCACCGAGATCGTCCTCAACCTGAAGAAGGTGCTCCTCGTCTCCCACAGCCGCGAGCCCAAGACGATCGGGATCAAAACCGAGAAGATGGGCGAGATCACGGCGGGGGACATCGTCACCGACGGGACCGTCGAGGTCGTGAACCCGTCCCACCATATCGCCACCCTGAACAAGAAGCTCTCCTTCGGGGCCGAGCTGACGGTCGAGATCGGGAGGGGCTACCGCCCGGCGGAGGGGAACAAGCGGGAGGGGCAGCCGATCGGGATCATCCCCATCGACTCGATCTTCACCCCGGTGACGCGGGTCGCCTACCATGTCGAGGATACGCGCGTGGGCCGGATCACCGACTACGACAAGCTGATCCTGGAGATCTGGACCGACGGCAGGGTCAAGCCGGTGGATGCCCTGATCCACGCCGCCTCGATCTTGCGGGAGCACCTCACGGTGTTCGTGGACTACACCGCGCATCCGGTCCGGATGGAGGACGAGGAGCAGCAGCAGAAGGAGAGGGTCGAGGAGTTTGAGCTCGATCGCAAGCTGAACACCCCCATCACCGAGATCGAGCTCTCCGTCCGCGCCGCCAACTGCATCAACGCCGCCGGGATCAAGACGATCCGGGATCTGACGCAGAAGAGCGAGGCGGAGATGCTGAAGTACAGGAACTTCGGGAAGAAATCGCTCGCCGAGATCAAGAACAAGCTCGGCGAGATGGGGTTGTCCCTCGGGATGGATTTTGCGGCGAAAAAGGAGCTGCCGGAATAG